TTTACAATCTTTCTTCACTCATTGAATGTGTCTGAATTCTAGATGCGTCTTACTAATAGGAACTTATTTCCtatctttttatattatttttttaatagtatttatttttatacgaaaTCTTGAACgtcaaataataaataatctGTATTTGGAGAATAACACATCAGggcctttaaaaaatatatatgggttCGCCAACCTCAATTTATTGAACTCAGAAGGTAATATTTATAACCGAAATTAGGACTTAGtaccatccccccccccccccccccaaaaaaaggggaaaaactCCCAGTCAATTCATGTAATAGCTTTAGAGCTATAAAactgaagggaaatttttgatatgtcaatatcttatataaattttgtcatcattttattttaggtGTCTTGAATTTTGGCCCCAGGCAATTAGTATACATTTAACGAACGGGAATCCTTTGGTCGAAAAATATTTGTACGTTATGTCAAATATCAGGATTTCCATTTTCCtacatttaaaagtatttattttttagtatttaaaattaaaaatactttttgataCCACAAAACCATTGATGTGACTTACTCTTAACCTTTTTTGTGAGATTTttgctttctttttaaaatggttaaaGTAATCAGTAACATGTCATAGAAAATTGCTGTTACATGTAAAGATACATACACATTTAAACGATCGCTATCGTTAAATTGATTATGGACGATAATTACTGATAGACTCTGATCAATGGTCGATCACTTTCTGTGGACTTATGAAGAATATAGTATTGTGCATTTCGAGAGAAAACGGCCGTTACCCCTATTCTAAAATACTCTACAATCATGACAATCTCTATCATTCCAGTGTCATGCTAATGTAAGGTAAAAGATTGGTGACTCTATAATAATGCCAATTAATTAAGAAACCTTTCAGTTTGTCAAAAATGATCCGTATATTTCGTAACAACTTATGATAACAAGCAGTAGAACTATCatcaaagttttataaaacataaatatatatacatttatactcATATGAGTTATGGATATCTTAttctatttaattaaaacccgATTAAACAACATACCTCTATTTTCCTTGGCTGCCATCTCCGGGTGTTATGATTGGTATAAAAGTTTTACCCGGATTTATATACCTGCAATTGGTAATGATGAGAACTTAATTGAGAGTACAAAATTCAAGATAAAAGAGAACAAATGTAGTCATTAACTATCCACCTAATTACAGCAATTACCCTGGACGGTTTTCTCCaagtaaacatttataattaccGATGTATGatgttaaatttcttttaattaactgTCGTTAAACTTCTCATAATTATcggtaaaattaatattaagcTAAAATTTAACGATAACTCCTGTTAACATAAGATGAAAAGCATAATCCGATATcgtctaaaaaataaaaagaaacagttactataagagagagagagagagagagagagagagagagagagagagagagagagagagagagagagagagagagagagagagagagagtatgcaTACACAGTTTATAGTTCTAGTTGATTTTTAAACGCAAGCGCAGCATAAACATGTACTATGAATTACAGAAAATTGCATAGTCTTTTATTTACACAATTACAAAAgtctgttttaaaaattaaacacgaCAATGTTAATATGGTAGttctttataatatgatatcgaatgcatgaaacaaaaataaagtattAATATAAGAAGCTGCACTTGCAGCATcgatataatatacatgtaaacacgtCCACTCATAGCTTCTTTTATTATAAATGCTCCCTTACGGAACCAGTTCATTAGGAATACAGTGTCTTCCGGAGAACCAGAAACAGTTCTTTGCCGCGCAGTCCGCCGCGGTTGTCGCTCGGAGACACTCCACTAGATCAAACGACAGGGCGCGTTTTCTTAAAAAGTAATTGTTCTCCACCGTTTCCTTGATTTTTGCGGAAAGCTTTGTTTCACACCATTTGACCAATGAGTTCTTAGCTCTATTGCAGTTGCTGTAAGGTTTCGAACAAAATACActtttctctgaaataacacAAGCATTCTGATAAAgacatatttatgaaaatttaatatgtatGTAATCGTATgtatttaacagtaaaaaatattcttatcatatcctaagagagagagagagagagagagagagagagagagagagagagagagagagagagagagatgcatcACATAAGGagcaaatttctttttaatcgATCACAATGCGCTTAGGAATTGTTCATTCAAACTTGTGAATTTTTAAGAtacctcactacacccagacttaTACTTTGTAACTTTTTAAGAAACTACGTCACAAGTTAATTGGcgatttcaatattttgttaagctgTTTGTATCGATGGATTTGAGGGTAACTGTTCATTGGCTAGGAGCTAAATTATCGGGCTCGTGAactgcagatcatgagttcgaattcTCCTAAGCCTTTGTTCATATTAACTGAATTATTACTTAAACTTTGATCCAAAATTGTACTGTACATTTCTTCGCCTTATTTGACCTGAACATGTATACTTTTTATCCATATCATGTTATCATAATCAAgtattttctgctgatttgagatactacatgtatttcaatatacAGTGAGCCATCTTACTAACCCGCTGCCAGACAAAGGAAGCGTTTGCCTCCCGTTTCCCTGACTTTGGCATAAATAGAgcattaatcaaaatattaggGTCACAAATATGATCTCTTTTACACACGTTTGAATTCTTGCAAACGTTGATGTCATGTACAGATCTTAATACCAGTAATAAAGCTCCTATCAGACTGCTATAGAATACAACTTAATTACTCGTGCCTACTGGGATTTGGGTGGAGGTCGtctttcatattatttttatggGTGGGGGATAGATCATCAGAGCAGCCGTCTTTCAGTATACCAGACAGTATCACAAACATGTGATTAAaacttttcatcaatttttattcGTATTGTTTAGtcataaacaatatcaaaatcaaacaggaaattagaattttaaagttcaaattaaaaaataacaccgaACAAATAACTACAATAAAGTACTTTTCAGCGAAATATTTTATTGTCCTTTATAATAAGCTTGAGCTGGAGCATAAGATTTTGGCGCCATCGCCATTGCTGGGGCTCCCCAAGACTTGCCTACAACTTGGGCTGGTGCGCCCCATGATGACTTAGCAGCTGCAGGAGCATACATCATGCTTTTTGAGGGCGCTGCAACAACTGGTGCATATGCACCACTTTTTGGTGCAGCAACAACTGGGGCGTATGAAACTCCCTTAGATCGGGAGGGTGCAGACTGAACTGGGACGTATCTGGCCATAGCAGGGGCGTAGTAATAGGTGGTTGCTGGACCACGTGGTCCTGGATATCCAGTGTATCCTCTGTCTCCTCGTCGTCCTTTGTATCCAGAATATCCCTGTTTTCCCGCAGGTCCGAACTCTCCGCGAGGTCCTACTGGTCCCCTTGCTCCTTCCGGACCAGGGTTTCCGACGGGTCCTGGTTCACCTACAGCGCCGTCCTGTCCCGGGGCCCCACCGTATCCTTGTATTCCTTGCATTCCGTTTGGTCCCATGGGACCGGCTGGTCCGGCTAGTCCGGGCTCTCCCGCCTCACCGGGATATCCGGGATAACCTATCGAAGAaagtatacaaaaataaaaatacatacatgctAGCACAATATATTTATGAACAGTTTTGATCAGAAAACACTACTgacaccccccaccccccaaaaaaaaatatccaacaaAACAGGAATTAGTTATGCCTTTTCCTTTCTATGTAATTGTATAAAAGCAGACTTTACCTTGAGCGCCGGTTTGACCGGGTTCTCCTGTGAGTCCCTTCTGTCCCTGAGGTCCGACTGGGCCCATGGGGCCTGGGGCTCCCTGGTCACCTACTGGACCCTGCTCACCAATTGGACCGTGTGGCCCGGGGGCACCAGGGTCGCCAACCATACCCTGAGCTCCCTGCTCACCGATAGCTCCCTTAAGACCCGGATTACCTCGGGGCCCCTCGGGACCTGCATCTCCTGGAAGTCCGGGGTGTCCCTGGGGTCCTTAAACAAAGGGATGTACACATGTAAAGATGAAACCGAAACGTATGATTTCTCTTACAATGAAAATACGGTTTCATGATGCACGGGCTGATTAaagaggtttttaaaaaaaaatttggagaCTGCAAATGATCATAGGTCTATCTACAAGTACGGAAAGGGATATAGGGAAGTccaaatgaagaattattttatccggatttatttatttctgaaaCAAATTCCCCCTTTAAagcaaaactttataaaaatggAGCATCtcagaaatcaataaaaatgtttttttttaaatcaaaagccCGGGccattgatagaaaaataacgtcaaaatttaaattgataacacTTCTGAAATAGTTTCAACAATACGAGAAATTAtgtaacccccctcccccccccatcccccccccccaaaaaaaaaacccaaacaaaaaaaaaaaaataaaaaaatattgacggtttaaaatcataaataagaaaaattgttccataaaatataaaaatgatttcacatATTTTTACCACAGCCTGATCGGAGATAAGAGAAGAGATTTTGGTTAAGATGGGATGGGTGCGAAATCTTGCAAATCAACAATGTACttcaaatataataaaatattcaaattggcAAAAACAGGGCATAATATCAAACCGCTTACatgattaaattttgaatttcaaattctTCTGATAAAATTGTTGGATTTATTGAATTATTTGCATTTCCTACACGTATAATGTAACAGAATATAGGCCCCTAGCTCGGTGAGTTGACTTACCTCTGCGTCCCGCGGGTCCCATCGCTGTTGGTGGGGCAGCATAGTACATTACATGGCGTTTGGTGCGGTCATGAtcctctgtaaaaaaaaaataattttacgaATTGAGTGACTGAAAAAATGTGGTTTGTTTAGTTTTTCcaaaattgattgaaaaaaaaaaatctcatttacATGCATGCAATCATTCGAGGCAGACTTCGTTTGGACATGAGAACTGCTTTTGCTGAGAATAGATATATCTCTGCGTGCCGGAAATTCATCGTAGAcaaaaaagttcaaaagctTAAAGGCACGACTCATTTTGTCAATGTTTAAAAACGTATGGTAATATACTTGGTTAATGAAtctaaatgcaaaaaaaatatgaaatattttttgtgcaatttataaaaagttaaaattgtaCAGTTCGATACGTAACATTTCTCCAATAAAATCTTAATACTAAATCCATTCTGCTTTTCAATTAATATAGCAAATCATAAATCtatttcaattattattatCCTGGAACACGCTTACAATTTCTTTACTAGTAGATGCATAGCTTTTGCCAGAGAGATGTGGAGGGAAAcatacaattcattttttagcataacttttaaagaaaattgtgaaaaaaatataaaaatgcagtaacatatttcaaaaattgcttGATTCCAAACCTACCGGGAATTTCGTGTTCTGCGAGGCGTGCGGCATCGATCCGTTCTTTGAGTTTGGCTATTTCCTCTTTGACGCGGAACAGATCCTCGGCAAACTTGTCGATCTGGTCCTGGAGATCGCTAGCAGACACGGTGGCCACGAAGGCGCCACAGAGAGCAAGAAGAAGATATACGTTCATGGCTGATGAAGAGACTTGGTCTGAAGTCTGCCGCCACTCAACGAATTTATAAGGCAGCTCCCGCGCCAAGTCATGCTTCGTTTGGCTTAAGACTGATTTAGCTCAACAGGATGTTTTCTTGCTAGGACAACGATATGTAGAATGTGCATGACATTCATGAACAGTCAAAGGGGAGAGAACGCGATTTATACACTGTAAAGTCATGCACATAAacatatattcataaaaaatctcCAAAAACTTTGATCTGAAATACATCCAAAATGTTTTCGttactttaaatttattattttttgtactaTGTGCATTTTTATTTAGGGAAAACGATGCTATGAATTCGAATTCAGTGCATTCGAACTcttatgaaatataattataattcattaCATGGTTTTCTGGTTTAGGTCATTCAATaacatttattacaaaaaatgtaggtattttatttaatatgacTGTGTTGTGCTTTTGTGTAAAGAGGAATAACTCGGATTGCGATTTTTATCATGATATGATAAACGTAAATCTAAATACTAgtaccaggcacgtagcatcaggggggggggggggcaggggggcctggcccccccactttttctcgcagcaacaaattttttaaaatttacatataaaaaaatgaattataatggagttggccccccccccacttttttggaagttagtaaaaaatttgatatgaaaattaggaaatgagTAGTTAAATTGaaagtaacccccccccccccccacggattaggaatttcatgattttgagggAAACATTttttggtagggaagaatttttttttggaagtatagttgagtataccccccccccccctcccccccccccccccacggattaggattttgaagatttttggaaacttcaattttaattttttttttgcttgtcaagattttttggatgggtctggcccccccactttcaaaaacgatgctacgtgcctgagtaCCATCGCAGGTCTTAACATTAGTGAGGCGAGCTTTAAGGCCCGTTTGCCAAAGACCGGTTTACCATTTCTAATGAAGGGAATTCAAAAGAAACTTGCAAGCTTCTCTTTGTAAAAGACTTGAATTACAACTTTGCTCTTAGacaatttcaaagatttacaaGAAGAAAAATATCGCTAAGCTTGCTGGTTGCAAAATAGATTctatttcataaaatgtacatgtacacctaaaatgtttataaatcaagctaaaaacattttaagttgatttgaaaatatttactgtTCATACTTGTTACAATAAATGAAATGGTTACACATTCTAATTGTATGTCCAAGTGATAATTCAATTGCACAATGTCTGGATTTCTCCTTCCATTAATTTCCCCTTCCTTTATTTCAGATTCAATTCCAGGAAACTTTAGATAAGTAAATGTAGATTGCAAACAAAGGTCCCGAGAATTTCACTGAAGCAAGCAGATAGATTAAAATAAACGAGGCGGAATAATGCAAGCAATGGTTCTTCCTTGAATTCTGAGATTACGGAAGAAACAAGAGAAACCTTATCTCTAAGTATAAAGAGGTTTTGGTCATGGCTCATTTGCAGAGCTTTTTGAATAAGGTAGATTAACTTAAATTGTAAACGTTTCTTTTTCACAAGATGCAACGTTAACAAAATGGAGGCCAGTTTTGACCTAATTAAAGCGTACATGTTTATTGCTatacatacaatgtaatttGCGTCAATTATCATTTATGGATGACAGTAAAAGCGATTGTTTTTGTTGACTCGTCAAAGTCATTTATGCTGTAAATAAATTACTATGCTAAATTCGATCGCgttataaagaaatgaaattctcattatttaatttcttgCAAAGAAAATAATGCCTCATTCTGAATATCTATTTGAATATATATCGATATCGTGACATCAACGGCAAGTTTTAgactaatatacatgtacatgtatactgaaatgGACAGAGAACCAGTGCCTTCACGATTGTCGTATCGTTTCCAGGGGAAAAGGATATGATATACTTTACTGTcttaaattaaacaataaaatgattttttttatgattcatgcgggatattaAGGTGGagatattgcagaaaaaatacataaccagcGTTAgtgtaaatttttcctgcaataaTCGCtcccttcataacccgcatgcaTCACCAACGAAAGCATTTTATAGTTTATAcatacatctttctttaacaaataaataaattgattgtaaaaagtaagaaaaaaaattgacgaattgttaatatatagagaaacagccaaatcgtcatCTGTGGTAACTTCTATGGGAACTGGAGTCTGACaccatcatgattatttcgtgcagtctgtgatttGTTTTCAGGTTGTTGaaggttttgaccaatcgataaacggggcttGTACATGTCTGttctgtcagtttctacagagctatgaactttaacaatcaatttccgtaagaaatagtgAGAATATTACTTGATGGAGGTAAAGACTACAATATGGAAACAAACACATTACAatgctttgttttttaaagttaaacataaaatatgtttccAAGAGGAGTTTAATCTGTTCTAGACCTTCAAATATAATTGCAAAGCTTTATTTTGGGAAGGGTTTTAAGTGTAATAtctgtattacatgtaggttGACAAAAACCATATTTTAATATGGATGCAATGGGCTACGAAGCATAGAAGTCTACGGATCTAGAGAGGGAATCTCCCCGTCTCtagaaaattcaaacaaattttattttcaaagtttacTTGCCGAAAATAGGCACCGAACCTCCCTCTTcctctgaaaatcaaaattatctttGAGACCCCCTCCCCTGACAAATTTTTTGGATCCGATTTAACAAACATTTTCTAGGAGAAGTATTCTTGACATGCTTGAAGACTAAATTTTACAAGTTATTCTTGGCAAACTTCGGGAATGGGAACTGTCTCAGTCTAATAAAAATAAGACgatgaaacattttgaaaatttgaatcattACATGACATGAAGCATGGGACTTTGTCCATCCCCTTTTTATGACAAAGAATTTTAGCTTATTTACCTGCTACATACAGATTTGTGTAAGATAAAACCACCGAAAAAATATGTGTATGCATGTAAGCATAAACTTGACAATCACCAATCACAGTTACAACCGGCATTTCGTAATCGATAAATATAGTAATATATCGATATATCATTCAAATCGTTTGCGTGAAATCAAGACTCTACGGTCTACTGGAGATTGATATCACTCCCGCAAGAATTTGTACACAGGATACTATAGTACAGTCTCAAGTTCTCAGGCCTACCAGGGGAAAAACAACGTGCTTTCCCGAGGTCTGACAGAAGCTAATGAAGAATTCAAGATAAAATCTGCAGTAATGTAGCAGCgcatgtgggttttttttaattgggataaaactaaagaaaaaaaacttttttcgaATCCAATCAACTACGGATAGAGCATAATGATATCCTTTACAAAGATGCTGACCTTTGTCACAAATGGACAATTGTCTTTACTCATTTCTAACCTGTAAGTATGAGTGCATGTGTCATTTAGATATGTATTATGGACGGAAGTTACTGATACAGGGAGAGGTACAGCGGTCCCtcttattgaaaacaatgcagACAATAAATCAATATCCGCACATGAACAAAACGGAATGCGCCATTCTTTACCATGAACCCGGAAGTTATCTTTTACCCGAATTGTCACAAGTCACGTGACGAGACTTAGAGACCCTATATACTATAGCATTAATTATGATGATATTTGAGGTTGGATAACAGGCCAAGTTTATAAATACTAGTCAGTGCttcagttttgttttgatagaCACAGGttaatgacatttaaaaaaaagactttgTTTGACATTTCTTCTGAATAGATATCAACAAT
The nucleotide sequence above comes from Magallana gigas chromosome 2, xbMagGiga1.1, whole genome shotgun sequence. Encoded proteins:
- the LOC105338916 gene encoding collagen alpha-1(II) chain-like, whose translation is MNVYLLLALCGAFVATVSASDLQDQIDKFAEDLFRVKEEIAKLKERIDAARLAEHEIPEDHDRTKRHVMYYAAPPTAMGPAGRRGPQGHPGLPGDAGPEGPRGNPGLKGAIGEQGAQGMVGDPGAPGPHGPIGEQGPVGDQGAPGPMGPVGPQGQKGLTGEPGQTGAQGYPGYPGEAGEPGLAGPAGPMGPNGMQGIQGYGGAPGQDGAVGEPGPVGNPGPEGARGPVGPRGEFGPAGKQGYSGYKGRRGDRGYTGYPGPRGPATTYYYAPAMARYVPVQSAPSRSKGVSYAPVVAAPKSGAYAPVVAAPSKSMMYAPAAAKSSWGAPAQVVGKSWGAPAMAMAPKSYAPAQAYYKGQ